A window of the Carassius gibelio isolate Cgi1373 ecotype wild population from Czech Republic chromosome B16, carGib1.2-hapl.c, whole genome shotgun sequence genome harbors these coding sequences:
- the LOC127974407 gene encoding endoplasmic reticulum resident protein 44, which yields MKLSSIIPVPELHYFTLLLVTGLYTPGRGEITSLDTGNIDDILNNAGVALVNFYADWCRFSQMLHPIFEEASNIAREEFPDTTQVVFARVDCDQHSDIAQRYRISKYPTLKLFRNGMMMKREYRGQRSVTAIADFIRQQKVDPIKAIENLEELSTIDRTRRTIIGYFEKRDSDNYHTYEKVANILRDDCVFLAAFGEVSKPERFSGDNIIYRPMGENAPDMVYMGALTNFDLSYAWTQDKCVPLVREITFENGEELTEEGIPFLILFHQKDDTDSLEKFQQEVARQLISEKGSINFLHADCEKFRHPLLHIQKTPADCPVIAIDSFRHMYVFPEFSDIAVPGKLRQFVLDLHSGKLHREFHHGPDPTDSTPGQEENIEVASNPPESSFQKLAPSESRYTILRDEL from the exons ATGAAATTATCATCAATAATACCCGTTCCCGAACTGCACTACTTCACCCTCTTGCTG GTAACGGGTCTGTATACTCCAGGACGAGGAGAGATCACCAGTCTGGATACTGGAAACATCGATGACATCCTCA ACAATGCAGGGGTGGCTCTAGTCAACTTCTATGCAGACTG GTGTCGTTTCAGTCAGATGCTCCACCCCATCTTTGAGGAGGCGTCCAATATAGCGCGGGAGGAATTTCCAGACACTACACAGGTGGTGTTTGCCCGGGTGGACTGTGACCAGCACT CTGATATAGCCCAGCGCTACAGGATAAGCAAATACCCCACACTGAAGCTGTTCAGGAATGGGATGATGATGAAGCGAGAatacagaggtcaaaggtcagtgaCCGCCATCGCTGATTTCATCCGCCAGCAGAAAGTGGATCCAATCAAAGCGATAGAAAATCTGGAAGAACTCAGCACTATAGAT AGGACTAGACGCACCATCATTGGTTACTTTGAAAAAAGGGACTCTGACAATTACCATACTTATGAGAAAGTGGCCAACATCCTGAGAGATGACTGTGTTTTCCTGGCAGCGTTTGG ggaaGTTTCTAAGCCTGAGCGGTTCAGTGGTGATAATATTATTTATAGGCCAATGGGAGAGAATGCTCCTGACATGGTCTACATGGGTGCACTCACAAATTTTGACCTCAGTTATGCCTGGACGCAAGACAAGTGTGTGCCGTTAGTCCGAGAAATCACATTTGAAAATGGAGAG gaacTGACGGAGGAGGGCATCCCGTTCCTGATCCTCTTCCATCAGAAGGATGACACAGACAGTCTGGAGAAATTTCAGCAAGAAGTGGCTCGCCAGCTTATCAGTGAAAAGG GTTCTATCAATTTTCTTCATGCCGATTGCGAGAAGTTCCGGCACCCTCTGCTGCACATTCAGAAGACCCCCGCCGACTGCCCTGTAATTGCCATCGATAGTTTCCGCCACATGTATGTCTTCCCAGAATTCAGCGACATCGC GGTTCCAGGAAAGCTGAGGCAGTTTGTATTGGACCTGCACTCAGGAAAGTTGCACCGAGAGTTCCATCACGGTCCAGACCCCACAGACAGCACTCCAggacag GAGGAGAATATAGAGGTGGCCAGTAATCCCCCAGAGAGTTCCTTTCAGAAATTGGCCCCCAGTGAGTCGCGCTACACCATCCTCAGGGACGAGCTGTGA